The genome window CGCAGGACGCACTGCTCGGCATCAACGCGCACATCACGTACGACCTCACGTACACGCTCGGCGACGCGGGGATCGACCCCGACCGCGACGCCAAGCGCGAAGACCACGACCGGATAAACGCGATCCTCGCGCGGCTCGTCCAGACGGCGCAGGACGCGCTCGTCGAGGCGTACGACGCGGTCGGCGTCGCCGGGATCGACGCGCTGTTCGACCCACTCGACGACCGGCTGGCCCTGCTGGGGTTAAAGGGCGTTCGGGAGTTCGCCTGGCGGAACGCCGTGTTGCGGGCGGACCTCCCGGAATGGGCCGGCGGGCCGTACGTGGACTGGCGGACGGAGACCGTCGCGACCGGCGCCGCCGCGGTCGTGCTCGCGCCCGGGTTCGACGCGGGTGAGATCGCGCGCCTGCGGGACGCGGAGACCGAGGGCGACGCCGCGGGCGGGTTCCGCGAGGCGTTCGGACGGCTGACGTAGGGAACGGAGGAGCGAGCGTCAGGCGAGGGGCCGGGGAGCAAGCGCCGACCGGGTCGCGTCGCGTTCTCGGTTCGTTTATCACCCCGCCGGCCCTCCGATCGGGCAATGAGCGAGGCCGACGAGCAGCCGGCTGCGACCGCGACCGGCCGGGAGATCTGGATCGAGAAGTACCGGCCGCAGACGCTCGACGACATCCACGGACAAGAGGAGATCGTCGAGCGGCTCCAGAGCTACATCGCGCAGAACGACGTGCCCCACCTGCTCTTTTCAGGGCCTGCGGGCAGCGGCAAGACGACCGCTGCCACCGCGATCGCCCGCGAGATCTACGGCGAGGACAACTGGCGCGGGAACTTCCTCGAACTGAACGCCTCCGACCAGCGCGGGATCGACGTCGTCCGCGACCGGATCAAGGGGTTCGCGCGCTCCTCGTTCGGCGGCGACTTCCGGATCGTGTTTCTCGACGAGTCCGACAGCCTCACGGATGATGC of Halorubrum trapanicum contains these proteins:
- a CDS encoding DUF5995 family protein codes for the protein MIPIRAAVPTTEEARALLVGLSRAIDGDWDAIAAELAGEEPDAALLDLVSEPFASVDDVAERLARTESYLRERGDRRAVFLTVYSRMTAAVRSAIDDGAFVDSEWAASYLVAFAERYRRALVAFERRSFDSLPRPWLIAFAAAARGETLVAQDALLGINAHITYDLTYTLGDAGIDPDRDAKREDHDRINAILARLVQTAQDALVEAYDAVGVAGIDALFDPLDDRLALLGLKGVREFAWRNAVLRADLPEWAGGPYVDWRTETVATGAAAVVLAPGFDAGEIARLRDAETEGDAAGGFREAFGRLT